The proteins below are encoded in one region of Salvelinus namaycush isolate Seneca chromosome 32, SaNama_1.0, whole genome shotgun sequence:
- the sdc2 gene encoding syndecan-2, which yields MRNIWIILTLGMTAFLSGERIADAAKSSSEVDELFIDDTGSGGYYPEDDDDFNSGSGSGVGEEVFEEAVTVSTLYIAPKTEPTKDSTKDFTPRVETDTPREDLPRQTPRKPVRTEPPVPVTEDERKNQITSTTSIPSSPLEPIEVRSENLFQRTEVLAAVIAGGVIGFLFAIFLILLLVYRMRKKDEGSYDLGERKPSGAAYQKAPTKEFYA from the exons ATGAGGAACATTTGGATAATTTTGACCCTCGGCATGACGGCCTTTCTCTCGGGGGAAAGG ATAGCGGACGCGGCCAAGTCGTCCTCCGAAGTGGATGAACTTTTCATTGACGACACAGGGTCCGGGGGTTACTACCCTGAGGACGACGACGACTTTAACTCGGGGTCAGGGTCAG GCGTTGGCGAGGAGGTGTTCGAGGAGGCGGTGACCGTGAGCACGCTGTACATTGCCCCCAAAACAGAACCCACCAAGGATTCCACCAAAGACTTCACTCCTCGAGTGGAGACGGACACGCCCAGAGAAGACCTGCCAAGGCAAACGCCCAGGAAGCCAGTCCGAACAGAG CCCCCTGTACCCGTCACAGAGGACGAGCGTAAGAACCAGATCACCAGCACCACCAGCATCCCCAGCTCCCCACTGGAGCCCATCGAGGTGCGCTCGGAAAACCTCTTCCAGAGAACAGAGGTGCTGGCGG CTGTCATTGCGGGCGGAGTTATTGGCTTCCTCTTTGccatcttcctcatcctcctcttggTTTACCGCATGAGGAAGAAGGATGAGGGCAGCTATGACCTGGGAGAGAGGAAACCCTCTGGGGCAGCATATCAGAAGGCCCCAACCAAGGAGTTTTATGCCTAA